A genomic segment from Sciurus carolinensis chromosome 1, mSciCar1.2, whole genome shotgun sequence encodes:
- the Tacstd2 gene encoding tumor-associated calcium signal transducer 2, which yields MARGPGLAPPPLLELLVLAALTGYAVAQYNCTCPTNKMTVCSRDGPGGSCQCRALGSNVVVDCSTLTSKCLLLKARMSVPKSGRRLVRPSEQAIVDNDGLYDPECDHEGRFKARQCNQTSVCWCVNSVGVRRTDKGDQNLRCDEVVRTHHILIDLRHRPTDRAFNHSDLDAELRRLFQERYQLHPRFVSAVHYEEPIIQIELRQNASQKVPGDVDIADAAYYFERDVKGESLFPGLGLDMRVRGEPLHVERTLIYYLDEKPPQFSMKRLTAGLIAVIVVVVVAIVAGVVVLVITNRRKSGKYKKVEIKELGELRNEPSL from the coding sequence ATGGCCAGGGGCCCCGGCCTcgcgccgccgccgctgctggaGCTGCTGGTGTTGGCGGCGCTGACTGGCTACGCGGTCGCGCAGTACAACTGCACATGCCCAACCAACAAGATGACCGTGTGCTCCCGGGATGGCCCGGGCGGCAGCTGCCAGTGCCGCGCGCTCGGCTCGAACGTGGTGGTCGACTGCTCCACGCTGACCTCCAAGTGCCTGCTGCTCAAGGCCCGCATGAGCGTCCCTAAGAGCGGCCGCCGTCTGGTGCGGCCGAGCGAGCAAGCGATCGTGGACAATGACGGCCTCTATGACCCAGAGTGCGACCACGAGGGCCGCTTTAAGGCGCGCCAGTGCAACCAGACGTCGGTGTGCTGGTGCGTGAACTCGGTGGGCGTGCGCCGCACAGACAAGGGAGACCAGAACCTGCGCTGTGATGAGGTGGTGCGAACCCATCACATCCTCATTGACTTGCGCCACCGGCCGACCGACCGCGCTTTCAACCACTCAGACCTGGACGCCGAACTGCGGCGGCTCTTCCAGGAGCGCTACCAGTTGCACCCCAGGTTCGTGTCGGCAGTGCACTATGAGGAACCCATTATCCAGATCGAGCTGCGGCAGAACGCCTCGCAGAAAGTCCCTGGCGACGTGGACATCGCTGACGCAGCCTACTACTTCGAGAGGGATGTCAAGGGCGAGTCGCTGTTCCCCGGCCTAGGCCTGGACATGAGGGTGCGCGGCGAGCCCCTGCACGTGGAGCGGACGCTGATCTATTACCTGGACGAGAAGCCCCCTCAGTTCTCCATGAAGCGCCTCACCGCCGGCCTTATCGCCGTCATCGTGGTGGTCGTGGTGGCCATCGTAGCCGGCGTGGTCGTCCTGGTGATCACCAACCGGAGGAAGTCCGGGAAGTATAAGAAGGTGGAAATCAAAGAGCTGGGGGAGTTGAGAAATGAACCCAGCTTGTAG